Proteins found in one Lysinibacillus fusiformis genomic segment:
- a CDS encoding Ig-like domain-containing protein, with amino-acid sequence MKKTIQLMGCLLFLLCFTKTVYASDTEWIAKTNINVEKEWTITFNEPIDVSTVSNDTFYIVDTNGNRYESLVVSLDEYRVLVTPINQGYNPNTTYSLIVNNVKNFKGKSLEGKVKMNFTTESFFTNELSSSEYLLLAKEVQLKIDKIKIYYPIGRLSDYEFKRSYNKLLKEIKLLKENIALYELDNSYEGKMNLKNAKEQLGKVKSELDDFLIARRAQLQLRSLENILIEYTAKYDNDNNHSIIDKKITEIQRQFPVGDYSDYEYEKLIKEKSAEISTTNYNISILALDTSAKADKKRKELQAQLAELELDLDEIRTKRSAQLRIRSLESLRD; translated from the coding sequence GTGAAAAAAACTATTCAATTAATGGGATGCCTACTATTTTTATTATGTTTTACTAAAACCGTTTATGCTAGCGATACAGAATGGATAGCTAAAACAAATATAAATGTCGAAAAAGAATGGACCATTACTTTTAATGAGCCAATTGATGTTTCTACTGTAAGTAATGACACTTTCTATATTGTTGATACGAATGGTAATCGTTATGAAAGCTTAGTAGTATCTTTAGATGAATACCGTGTATTAGTCACACCAATTAATCAAGGCTATAATCCTAATACTACATATTCACTAATTGTTAATAATGTTAAAAATTTTAAAGGTAAATCATTAGAAGGTAAAGTTAAGATGAACTTTACAACGGAATCATTTTTTACAAATGAATTATCCAGTTCAGAGTATCTTCTTCTTGCAAAAGAAGTTCAATTAAAAATTGATAAAATAAAAATTTATTATCCTATTGGAAGATTAAGTGATTATGAATTCAAACGTTCTTATAACAAGCTATTGAAAGAAATTAAACTATTAAAAGAAAATATCGCTTTATATGAATTGGATAATTCATATGAAGGTAAGATGAATTTAAAAAATGCTAAAGAACAGCTTGGAAAAGTGAAGAGTGAGTTAGATGATTTTCTTATAGCGAGAAGAGCGCAGTTACAACTAAGATCATTGGAAAATATTCTAATCGAATACACTGCAAAATATGATAATGATAATAATCATTCCATTATTGATAAAAAAATAACAGAGATACAGAGACAATTTCCAGTAGGTGATTACTCAGATTATGAATATGAAAAACTTATAAAAGAAAAGTCAGCTGAAATTTCGACAACAAATTATAATATTTCTATCTTGGCTCTTGATACATCTGCAAAAGCAGATAAGAAAAGAAAAGAACTACAAGCTCAATTAGCAGAACTTGAGTTAGATTTGGATGAGATCAGAACTAAGAGAAGTGCACAATTACGAATCCGCTCTCTTGAAAGTCTTAGGGATTAG
- a CDS encoding transglutaminase domain-containing protein, translating to MNKRKLALSVFMTVPIVAVSVVHPIESLAENQDWVSEERGLIANPDMNGVNVNVYSDVQVLAESVPTLTATTVQELAALIESEMNQFQTNVSIQYTGDSSMIMEQINSIIKNNLHNYDYLNGTVASWKYGYKGTANNIAISINFDYHTTAEQEAFIQSEVRRIVQEEINPSMSDFEKVKAINDYIVLNSTYSYNSSTTPHAVYAILNEGKGVCQAYALLAYRLLQEAGMEVRYVTGWAGEAHAWNIVKVDGQWYHLDTTWNDPVFSASAGDMSDYVSYKYFLISDNAISQDHQIDDLGYPNATSERFVAMRNVESPIQINKVLYYPNGSDNQKLYKIDLGSMNLQEEKVSDTRVQHLFYANDWLYFSNYSNGGYLYKMKSNGSNSMMLANKRVTKITREGSNLVAYNNNVEIYRESLQENPTDDTKINQVTELSNQIVFLSKDFKSKAEQLFSLFDSLSQSEQLRLSNGVQQRIKLIREKYQKMESLTFNDSTAWTSVPKVNDVKKPWTIQLSQEVLNTPENLKQIVLLDMFGDPIDSSVRVDGKKITVTPMNNYIEGITYTLVIKSNLKNSNNQTLDKGIHLQFKYQK from the coding sequence TTGAACAAACGAAAATTAGCACTGTCTGTCTTTATGACTGTACCAATTGTAGCAGTATCAGTAGTTCATCCTATAGAGAGTCTTGCCGAAAATCAGGATTGGGTTAGTGAAGAAAGGGGATTAATCGCGAATCCTGACATGAATGGTGTTAACGTTAATGTTTATAGCGATGTACAAGTATTAGCTGAAAGTGTACCAACTTTAACAGCAACGACTGTGCAAGAGCTTGCTGCGCTTATTGAGAGTGAAATGAATCAATTTCAGACAAATGTGTCTATCCAATATACGGGCGATAGCTCAATGATTATGGAACAAATCAATAGCATCATAAAAAACAACTTACATAACTATGATTATTTAAATGGAACAGTTGCAAGTTGGAAATATGGCTATAAGGGTACTGCTAATAATATTGCCATTAGTATAAATTTTGACTATCATACGACAGCTGAGCAGGAGGCATTTATTCAATCAGAAGTGAGACGAATTGTACAAGAAGAAATTAATCCGTCAATGTCTGATTTTGAAAAAGTAAAGGCTATCAATGATTATATTGTGTTAAATTCAACATACTCCTATAATTCATCGACAACACCGCATGCAGTGTATGCCATTCTTAATGAAGGGAAAGGGGTTTGTCAGGCATATGCGCTACTAGCTTATCGTTTATTGCAAGAGGCTGGAATGGAAGTACGCTATGTTACTGGCTGGGCTGGTGAAGCACATGCATGGAATATCGTAAAGGTAGATGGCCAATGGTATCATCTAGATACGACTTGGAATGATCCAGTATTCTCTGCAAGTGCGGGAGATATGTCTGATTATGTTAGCTATAAATACTTTTTAATTTCAGATAATGCTATTTCCCAAGACCATCAAATTGATGATTTAGGCTACCCAAATGCAACAAGTGAGCGTTTTGTGGCAATGAGAAATGTGGAAAGCCCAATACAAATTAATAAAGTTTTATATTATCCAAATGGCTCTGACAACCAAAAATTATATAAGATCGATTTAGGGAGTATGAATTTACAAGAAGAGAAGGTATCCGATACGCGTGTGCAACATTTGTTTTATGCAAATGACTGGTTATATTTTAGTAACTATTCAAATGGTGGATATCTCTATAAAATGAAGTCTAATGGCTCAAATAGTATGATGCTTGCCAACAAACGAGTGACAAAGATAACACGTGAAGGTAGCAATTTAGTAGCTTATAATAACAATGTTGAAATCTATCGTGAAAGTCTTCAAGAAAATCCTACTGATGATACGAAAATTAACCAAGTTACAGAATTGTCGAATCAAATCGTATTTCTAAGTAAAGATTTTAAATCGAAGGCAGAGCAATTATTTTCATTATTTGATAGTCTCTCACAATCTGAGCAATTACGACTATCAAATGGAGTACAGCAGCGCATTAAGCTCATAAGAGAGAAATATCAAAAAATGGAGTCGCTTACCTTTAATGACTCAACAGCTTGGACATCTGTGCCGAAGGTGAATGATGTAAAGAAGCCTTGGACAATCCAGTTAAGTCAAGAAGTGTTAAACACTCCTGAAAACTTAAAGCAAATTGTATTACTTGATATGTTTGGCGACCCAATAGATAGTTCTGTTCGAGTAGATGGCAAAAAAATTACGGTAACGCCAATGAACAATTATATAGAAGGTATCACCTATACGCTTGTGATTAAATCAAATTTGAAAAACTCAAATAATCAAACGCTGGATAAAGGTATTCATTTACAATTTAAATATCAAAAATAA
- a CDS encoding helix-turn-helix transcriptional regulator — protein MPLLTINEICEHYKISRKTVERWMHRGLPVVKLNANNGSVRIEEYQLEKWLSGLNAEKIGDRIRWHEYELKHQISYDLASCQSNKNTFIQLVDECKLIYPHDYYIKLENGKEILISIQCSDGKTFRSQEFVDSQIESFIRQLHQENRKPYLLILDIDLGNADEEYTLHFDVTRFINKVVIKSQYILEFDIISYLQAFK, from the coding sequence ATGCCATTATTAACGATTAATGAAATTTGTGAGCATTATAAAATTTCCCGTAAGACTGTGGAACGTTGGATGCATAGAGGATTACCTGTTGTGAAATTAAATGCTAATAACGGAAGTGTTCGCATAGAGGAATACCAATTGGAGAAATGGTTAAGCGGTTTAAATGCAGAAAAAATAGGTGATAGAATCAGATGGCATGAATATGAATTAAAACACCAAATTTCCTATGATTTAGCCAGTTGTCAAAGTAATAAAAATACGTTTATTCAATTAGTAGATGAATGTAAATTAATATATCCGCATGATTATTATATAAAATTGGAAAATGGGAAAGAAATTTTAATATCAATCCAATGTTCGGACGGAAAGACTTTCCGTTCGCAAGAGTTTGTGGATAGTCAAATCGAAAGCTTTATTAGACAACTTCATCAGGAAAACAGAAAACCATATTTATTAATTTTGGATATTGATCTAGGAAATGCCGATGAGGAGTATACTCTGCATTTTGATGTGACACGATTTATTAATAAGGTTGTTATAAAAAGCCAATATATTCTTGAATTCGATATTATATCCTATTTACAAGCCTTTAAATAA
- a CDS encoding VPA1262 family N-terminal domain-containing protein produces MSNEFTLLQTPGVLGFYQSCEVTMIFIYNKKLKTTYNLYTLIAFEERPYSSPNESYLSNPFHISKDFFIGIFQYNLTLEEITEAYNHLLQQHIWRYKEKEFQLIGLQKLNKQFIKCNGTSNVPLNSILKNNFHNGSYIIEFFDTEKTFLNELLQVTSLEKINHYIKNILPIDLQFMNDRIGNIIFQFPSNLTAIHYRSTENWDGMNVELVWDARVLAKEHYALQIFDNFDETITSFHLTQELNKEKFTVTTGNSKSLNTVQIIDTKHQLILYSKTASFMQHLAFNMDIGGNEPRTIQKAADRQVEIIDVVAQNNSNIKGATTERDWIRQRKYKNAKDILTEQLEFIQYGKNGYGNIKNLYQLCQGLFDKWQELLQSLLQNQQYINDIVYSSYYFGVLQYIHMEYDVQQLFNEIEKTLEEIKHHQYSWKKSSSDEHIHYFIGLTKLYTWGSVFHQRSLQWTGYQHLQKTIQKILHDRQAWLWYIHKATKPKVIEVICDFFAIQNVHE; encoded by the coding sequence ATGAGCAATGAATTTACATTACTTCAAACACCAGGTGTGCTAGGCTTTTATCAATCTTGTGAAGTGACGATGATTTTTATTTATAACAAAAAATTAAAAACGACATATAATCTTTATACACTTATTGCCTTTGAAGAGAGACCCTATTCCTCGCCTAATGAAAGTTACCTTTCCAATCCTTTTCACATTTCGAAAGATTTTTTCATTGGTATCTTTCAATATAATTTAACATTAGAAGAAATAACAGAAGCCTATAATCATCTGCTTCAACAACATATTTGGAGATATAAAGAAAAAGAATTTCAATTAATCGGTCTACAAAAACTGAATAAGCAATTTATTAAATGTAATGGTACAAGCAATGTGCCGTTAAACTCTATTTTAAAAAATAATTTTCACAATGGCTCCTACATCATTGAATTTTTTGATACAGAGAAAACATTTCTAAACGAACTATTACAAGTCACGTCACTTGAAAAAATTAATCACTACATAAAAAATATCTTACCAATTGATTTACAATTCATGAATGATCGCATAGGTAATATCATCTTTCAATTCCCTTCTAACCTCACGGCAATCCACTATAGATCTACTGAAAACTGGGATGGAATGAATGTTGAATTAGTATGGGATGCTAGAGTACTAGCAAAAGAGCATTATGCTCTGCAAATCTTTGATAATTTTGATGAAACCATCACTAGCTTTCATCTAACACAAGAGCTAAATAAAGAGAAATTTACCGTCACTACAGGAAACAGCAAATCTCTTAATACGGTTCAAATCATTGATACGAAACATCAATTAATTCTTTATTCCAAAACAGCAAGTTTTATGCAGCATCTAGCTTTCAATATGGATATTGGAGGTAATGAGCCACGTACAATTCAAAAAGCTGCTGATAGACAAGTCGAAATTATTGATGTTGTAGCACAAAATAATAGCAATATTAAAGGGGCAACAACAGAGAGAGATTGGATTCGACAAAGAAAATATAAAAATGCAAAAGATATTTTAACCGAACAACTAGAATTTATTCAATACGGAAAAAATGGCTATGGGAATATCAAAAATTTATACCAACTTTGTCAAGGATTATTTGATAAGTGGCAGGAATTATTACAATCTCTATTACAAAATCAGCAGTATATTAATGACATCGTTTATTCCAGCTATTATTTTGGCGTACTCCAATATATCCATATGGAATATGATGTGCAACAACTATTTAATGAAATTGAAAAAACACTAGAGGAAATTAAACACCATCAATATAGTTGGAAAAAGAGTTCCAGTGATGAACATATTCATTATTTTATTGGTTTAACAAAGCTTTATACATGGGGTAGCGTATTTCATCAACGTTCCCTCCAGTGGACTGGATATCAACATTTACAAAAGACGATACAAAAGATTCTTCATGATCGGCAAGCTTGGCTATGGTATATTCACAAAGCAACAAAACCAAAAGTCATAGAAGTTATATGTGATTTTTTTGCCATTCAAAACGTTCATGAATAA
- a CDS encoding stalk domain-containing protein, translating into MFRKLKTTCIVSAVALATILPGQASATATNNNGIQIKNNVSITINGETISVYDPILNKSDFLLLPMRALYEAVGASVDWDKETLTASAIRNGKTVDLTIDSMTALIDGEEVAMDVAPFMYKDRTYMPLRFVSENFDGVVNWDEATQSVDITLSDETTAPPQEDPYILHINNKRIVMKDQIVTKDGRTYLPANYIYDYLDDSSGTWQPDGSFELLIGGMSFIFNDNSNQALINNEAVTMIEKPFIQKGKMYVPAKFLVDALGGNLRYITDKKEMYIYVYRYMYTSSFLEKSYGTTSSPEVVPSARLEGDRDLFISDNPETLTRKLVPINNVTLAQYDVKPTTAMNKHRVFGWHYNTLGTDVNIGITVQNKSTTESIKVTDSKGINQKTGNSWVGHDIGLTIADAVLNNKLKKSESSGIVIAPGETKLIETYDLHYDYIIGFLHDLDIQAVNGGKPEYTIRTVLSKDNTDLTTIQSNQVAVDEYAKHPRGAWPSATILAELPAYTVDSPEVGYNISNGRTDHLQTAENSLSQINGAVGNPGHFGMNYKVSIPVVNPTGSTKTIKLKLAGRGGLYSGAIKVNGKVYLVPSLRVGAEYVELPDFKMKGSKDTIELELMHAGGVNLPVAIYVETK; encoded by the coding sequence ATGTTTAGAAAACTAAAGACTACATGTATTGTATCAGCAGTTGCTTTGGCTACAATTTTACCTGGACAAGCGTCTGCAACAGCTACTAATAACAATGGAATTCAGATAAAAAACAATGTTTCGATTACGATTAATGGAGAGACCATTAGTGTTTATGACCCTATTTTAAATAAATCGGATTTCTTATTACTACCAATGCGTGCATTATATGAAGCGGTTGGTGCAAGTGTGGATTGGGATAAGGAAACGTTGACTGCATCGGCGATTCGCAATGGTAAGACGGTTGATTTAACGATCGATTCGATGACTGCTTTAATAGACGGAGAAGAGGTTGCAATGGATGTTGCGCCATTTATGTATAAAGATCGTACTTACATGCCATTACGTTTCGTCAGCGAAAACTTTGATGGTGTTGTTAATTGGGATGAGGCTACCCAATCGGTAGATATTACATTATCAGATGAAACAACAGCACCACCGCAGGAAGACCCATATATCTTACATATCAATAACAAGCGTATTGTCATGAAAGATCAGATTGTTACAAAGGATGGAAGAACCTATTTACCTGCTAACTATATTTATGATTATTTAGATGATTCGTCTGGCACATGGCAACCTGATGGTTCCTTTGAATTGTTAATTGGTGGGATGAGCTTTATTTTCAATGATAACAGCAATCAGGCTTTGATTAACAATGAAGCAGTGACAATGATCGAAAAGCCTTTTATACAAAAAGGTAAAATGTATGTTCCTGCTAAGTTTCTTGTGGATGCATTAGGCGGGAATTTACGCTATATCACTGATAAAAAAGAAATGTATATTTACGTATATCGCTACATGTATACTAGTTCTTTCCTTGAAAAGTCATACGGTACTACGTCATCCCCAGAGGTTGTTCCTTCTGCTCGTTTAGAAGGGGATCGTGATCTATTTATTAGTGATAATCCAGAAACATTAACACGCAAGCTTGTACCAATAAATAATGTAACACTTGCACAATATGATGTGAAACCAACGACAGCAATGAATAAGCACCGTGTCTTTGGCTGGCACTATAACACGCTAGGAACAGATGTCAATATTGGTATTACCGTTCAAAACAAGTCTACTACAGAGAGCATTAAAGTGACTGATTCGAAAGGCATTAACCAAAAAACAGGTAATAGTTGGGTAGGTCATGATATTGGTTTAACAATTGCTGATGCTGTATTAAATAATAAACTTAAAAAATCAGAGAGTAGTGGCATTGTTATCGCACCAGGTGAAACGAAGCTAATTGAAACATATGACCTACACTATGATTATATTATTGGTTTTTTACATGATTTAGATATTCAAGCAGTCAATGGTGGAAAGCCAGAGTATACGATTCGTACAGTGCTTTCAAAAGATAATACAGATTTAACAACAATCCAATCGAATCAGGTTGCGGTAGATGAGTATGCGAAACATCCAAGAGGCGCGTGGCCAAGTGCTACCATTCTAGCAGAGCTACCAGCCTATACAGTAGATTCTCCTGAGGTAGGCTATAACATTTCTAATGGCCGTACAGACCATCTACAAACGGCTGAAAATTCGCTTTCTCAAATTAATGGTGCGGTAGGAAATCCAGGTCACTTCGGTATGAACTATAAAGTGTCCATTCCAGTTGTCAATCCAACAGGCTCTACAAAAACGATTAAGCTGAAGCTAGCAGGTCGAGGAGGATTATACAGCGGAGCGATTAAGGTGAATGGCAAAGTGTATTTAGTGCCTTCTTTAAGAGTAGGGGCTGAGTATGTTGAATTACCAGATTTCAAGATGAAGGGTTCAAAAGATACGATTGAATTAGAGTTAATGCATGCTGGTGGCGTGAATCTTCCAGTAGCGATCTATGTAGAAACAAAATAA
- a CDS encoding S-layer homology domain-containing protein: MARKLITIIVVLFMLTLTVSPINGQAAGLGNKVSEVKTEVSPQVIHSQQNYTSGSIRQFVNVLDVNLNNTYTKLEIGMPNPINSLKTTSAMAKQNTVDGHRVVGAVNASYFLGNGMPANLLAENNEIVNYGILGDTYDSPTQKPVAFGLSKSGKAIADYYSTNLTFQVNGKSYPIDLINSERGTNKNVLYTPEKKSTGTNTWGVELVVSGASQDTNTLHFGDQFSGTVSHVTAYGAEGNSSVPADGFVISVQNKELAAELTSITEGTSVDVSLSIDQKWMDAQFILAAGPMLVRNGKVDISMPTNSGFASTRSPRTAVAIDATGTKVSLVTIDGRISGHSNGVNLSDLAAHLISVGASSAINLDGGGSTAMVVRNQGGYFANLVNRPSEGSERRVSAILQVVNTAPPGKVKSITLSSVGQVMKGSSVDMQVASAYDQYLNPMTINPANMNWTVEGNIGKMDGATFTATQKGEGKIIGEYEGIRTSTAVKVVDLAEKPIVLDSFDNTSSWTTETAKANASLASSKEYNRQGAASLQLNYDFTTAGTGTKAAYMVAKTPIAISGQPKNIGLWVFGDAGKHWLRGVVIDGAGAKHTIDFTSQGGLDWSGWKYVTADIPSDLPQPLKFERLYVAQPTASLQKKGQLYFDQLQAVYKDNHEELVYTDVTKGHWAFSEIQSLYDKSLIKGYSNGTFKPEASITRAEAATIIARALNLTTTKDSSFKDVSKSHYAYSAIAAVEQAGIIKGQEAGKFNPNGQLSRAEMSAILTRAYKLTGTSKVSFSDVKSTHWAYSHIQALVANDLTGGFPDNTFRPDAQITRAQFASFLNRCLSLK; the protein is encoded by the coding sequence ATGGCAAGAAAACTAATAACGATTATTGTAGTCCTATTCATGCTTACACTTACAGTTAGTCCCATCAATGGACAAGCTGCTGGTTTAGGCAATAAAGTCAGTGAAGTTAAAACAGAGGTTTCACCACAGGTAATACATTCACAGCAAAACTATACTTCAGGTTCTATACGTCAGTTTGTAAATGTTTTAGATGTCAATTTAAATAATACATATACAAAACTAGAAATTGGTATGCCAAATCCTATTAATTCTTTAAAAACAACATCTGCTATGGCCAAGCAAAACACAGTTGATGGGCATCGCGTTGTTGGAGCGGTCAATGCCTCTTACTTTTTAGGAAATGGTATGCCTGCGAACTTGTTAGCAGAAAACAATGAAATTGTGAACTACGGTATTTTGGGAGATACATATGATAGCCCAACACAAAAACCAGTTGCATTTGGTTTATCGAAATCAGGGAAAGCGATAGCAGACTATTATTCTACGAATCTAACTTTCCAAGTGAATGGCAAAAGCTATCCTATTGATCTTATTAATAGTGAACGAGGAACAAATAAAAACGTTTTATATACACCTGAAAAAAAATCAACAGGGACAAATACATGGGGTGTAGAACTCGTTGTGTCGGGTGCTAGCCAAGATACAAACACTTTGCATTTTGGTGATCAGTTCTCGGGCACAGTTTCTCATGTAACAGCCTATGGAGCAGAAGGTAACTCGTCTGTACCAGCAGATGGCTTTGTCATCTCTGTACAAAATAAAGAATTAGCCGCTGAATTAACTAGCATTACAGAAGGCACAAGCGTGGATGTCAGCTTATCAATCGATCAAAAATGGATGGATGCACAGTTCATTTTAGCTGCTGGACCAATGCTTGTACGTAACGGTAAAGTTGATATTTCAATGCCAACAAATTCAGGGTTTGCTTCCACACGTAGCCCACGTACAGCAGTAGCCATAGATGCTACAGGTACAAAGGTATCACTTGTGACAATTGATGGTCGCATAAGTGGTCATAGTAATGGTGTTAATTTATCGGATTTAGCTGCTCATTTAATTTCAGTGGGTGCTTCTTCGGCTATTAACCTAGATGGAGGCGGCTCTACAGCAATGGTGGTGCGTAATCAAGGAGGTTATTTCGCCAACCTAGTGAATAGACCGTCAGAGGGTAGTGAACGTCGTGTATCTGCCATTTTACAGGTAGTGAATACAGCGCCACCAGGGAAAGTAAAATCAATTACGTTAAGTAGTGTTGGTCAGGTAATGAAAGGATCTTCTGTAGATATGCAAGTTGCAAGTGCCTATGATCAATACTTGAATCCAATGACCATCAACCCAGCAAATATGAACTGGACAGTTGAAGGCAATATCGGCAAAATGGACGGTGCAACCTTCACAGCAACACAAAAGGGTGAAGGGAAAATTATTGGCGAGTATGAAGGAATTCGTACGTCTACAGCTGTGAAAGTAGTAGATCTAGCAGAAAAACCTATTGTACTAGATAGCTTTGATAATACTTCTTCTTGGACAACAGAAACAGCGAAAGCCAATGCTTCGTTAGCAAGCTCTAAAGAATATAATAGACAGGGAGCTGCTAGCTTACAATTAAACTATGATTTCACAACAGCAGGCACAGGTACAAAAGCAGCCTATATGGTTGCGAAAACACCAATTGCTATTTCAGGGCAGCCTAAAAATATCGGTCTTTGGGTATTTGGCGATGCTGGTAAGCATTGGCTAAGAGGCGTTGTCATTGATGGCGCTGGAGCTAAGCATACAATTGATTTTACAAGCCAGGGTGGTTTAGACTGGAGTGGCTGGAAATACGTGACGGCAGATATTCCAAGTGATCTACCACAGCCACTAAAATTCGAGCGTTTGTATGTTGCTCAGCCAACAGCATCTCTTCAGAAGAAAGGTCAGCTGTATTTCGATCAATTACAAGCCGTTTATAAAGATAATCATGAGGAATTAGTTTATACAGATGTAACAAAAGGACATTGGGCATTTTCCGAAATCCAAAGTCTATACGATAAATCTCTTATTAAAGGATACTCAAATGGAACGTTCAAACCAGAGGCATCCATTACACGTGCAGAGGCAGCTACGATCATTGCCAGAGCTCTAAATCTAACTACAACGAAGGATTCGAGCTTTAAAGATGTGAGTAAGAGCCATTACGCATACAGTGCTATAGCCGCAGTTGAGCAGGCTGGCATTATTAAAGGGCAAGAGGCAGGGAAGTTTAATCCAAATGGACAGCTTTCACGTGCAGAAATGTCTGCCATTTTAACAAGAGCCTATAAATTAACAGGTACAAGCAAAGTAAGCTTCTCTGACGTTAAATCAACACATTGGGCATACAGCCATATCCAAGCACTTGTGGCAAATGATTTAACTGGAGGCTTCCCAGATAACACATTTAGACCAGACGCACAAATTACACGTGCACAATTCGCAAGCTTCTTAAATAGATGCTTATCATTAAAATAA
- a CDS encoding HlyD family secretion protein, translating to MAFIKTRLWTTMTIVLAMLVIGINAYFVFKDNSSVTRSYFIDEFQKAYVGTNTEQVHKETIVAPAETYTITADATNLSAVNVKRGQEVMMNDVLATYKTDEVDEELTKLESERTAYETELHDLQDALDQIEDEYGDSSNPKSSINTDQINDKLSVTLKLELAQQNSASTAVALLNRHIAETNRQIALLEAQITQIQSRQGIVSPIDGIVSAIKEEAGALTFEIYSNEKAMYAYLSEKEWQKVQEGQTVDFKVKHVKDELSGVVLEKQTIATDDQTVWANELAKTATLPQPTNYEVTLQQDAPLEDIPFSTTGKASIIVNEAFDSYKVDKSWLVTAKKGNKKLYIINQDGKIQLIDVNVQFNTAKSAIFMDYVDEGTPMLTNEKRNIESYTFRTLPVEKIQWSHFKELTWKQYVKYIVF from the coding sequence ATGGCATTTATCAAAACAAGACTATGGACAACGATGACCATCGTGTTAGCAATGCTAGTAATCGGTATAAATGCATATTTTGTCTTTAAAGATAATAGCAGTGTGACACGATCCTACTTTATCGATGAGTTTCAAAAAGCGTATGTCGGCACGAATACAGAGCAGGTTCATAAAGAAACCATTGTAGCACCTGCTGAAACATACACGATTACTGCTGATGCCACTAACTTATCGGCTGTGAATGTAAAGCGTGGCCAAGAAGTGATGATGAATGATGTACTTGCTACCTATAAAACGGATGAGGTGGATGAGGAGTTAACTAAACTCGAATCTGAACGTACGGCCTATGAAACAGAATTACACGATTTACAGGATGCACTTGATCAAATTGAGGATGAGTACGGAGACAGCTCTAACCCAAAAAGCTCTATTAATACGGATCAAATCAATGACAAGCTATCCGTAACGCTAAAATTAGAGCTAGCTCAACAAAATTCAGCATCGACAGCAGTTGCGCTGTTAAATCGACATATCGCTGAAACGAATCGTCAAATTGCGCTACTTGAAGCCCAAATAACACAAATACAATCTCGTCAAGGTATTGTGAGCCCTATAGATGGTATTGTGTCAGCGATTAAGGAAGAAGCTGGTGCGCTAACTTTTGAAATCTACTCCAATGAAAAAGCAATGTATGCCTATTTATCGGAAAAAGAATGGCAAAAGGTGCAGGAAGGACAAACTGTTGATTTTAAAGTGAAACATGTCAAAGATGAACTATCTGGCGTGGTATTAGAAAAACAAACGATTGCTACTGACGATCAGACAGTTTGGGCAAATGAGCTAGCCAAAACAGCAACCTTGCCGCAACCAACAAATTATGAAGTAACGTTGCAGCAAGATGCACCACTAGAGGACATCCCATTTTCCACAACTGGTAAAGCCTCTATTATTGTCAATGAAGCTTTTGATTCTTATAAAGTCGATAAATCGTGGCTAGTCACAGCTAAAAAAGGGAACAAAAAGCTGTATATCATCAATCAGGACGGCAAAATCCAACTAATTGATGTCAATGTGCAATTCAATACGGCTAAGTCAGCTATTTTTATGGATTATGTTGATGAAGGGACGCCAATGCTCACTAATGAAAAACGTAATATCGAATCCTATACCTTCAGAACATTGCCTGTTGAGAAAATACAATGGAGCCATTTTAAAGAACTAACTTGGAAGCAATATGTGAAATATATCGTTTTCTAA